One segment of Stomatobaculum sp. F0698 DNA contains the following:
- a CDS encoding beta-glucosidase, with protein MSQIQNKRKAGSDVLRRLTLFEKAALLSGGGAWKSRALPRRGLPALFFSDGPHGLRKQEGIGDHLGLHASRPATCFPTAATVANSWDTELAEAVGEALGNEARSQGVDVLLGPGLNIKRSPLCGRNFEYFSEDPYLSGKLAAAYVRGIQRGGVLACVKHYAVNSQEFRRMTLNAVVDERALRELYLTGFEIAVKEGKPAALMTSYNQVNGIQSNENPQLMLDILRDEWGYDGMVVTDWGGSDDHIRGIQCRTTLEMPNPGLYAAREVLRAVERGELSEAEIDVCLKDYFRTLRRAAVQAKKAVPVDPLRQHALARRAERESAVLLKNDGILPLSGEETVALIGDFAFMPRYQGAGSSLVNSRRVETLAGQLSQRLGNKLIGCASGYARHGDDSKRRAAKRLRRALKLARKASCVIFCCGLDEMAETEGLDRKTLALPAAQRRVLHSLADVNPNIILVLSAGSVVDLSVERDARAVLHGYLGGEAGAGAMSELLYGEATPMGKLAESYPRALSDTPAYPYRKLRGNCAEYRESLYVGYRYYDRAGLSLYHPFGFGLSYTSFSYRDLTVEAEGVRFFVKNSGARDGAEIAQLYISALESAVFRPEKELKGFAKIFLKAGEEKEVFIPFDDKSFRVYDSARGCFIEEEGRYRILVGASAADLRLAAETERGGERMLIPQEKKRLPHYFSGAAQQVGRTEFERLLGRKTERPALAGELLRGDAVHELRRSRGLLARLIYRGLQRALNKSAAKREPNLNLIFTYHMPFRAFSKFGSGRISPEMTEAVLLMLNGHLIAGGRKFFLEGLKNRRENRRNERALR; from the coding sequence GCGGCGCCTGGAAGAGCCGGGCACTCCCGAGACGGGGCTTGCCGGCTCTTTTCTTTTCGGACGGACCGCACGGTCTCAGGAAGCAGGAGGGCATCGGGGATCATCTCGGGCTCCATGCCTCCCGCCCCGCGACCTGCTTTCCGACGGCGGCGACCGTCGCAAACAGCTGGGACACGGAACTTGCCGAAGCGGTGGGCGAAGCGCTCGGAAACGAGGCGCGCTCGCAGGGGGTGGATGTGCTGCTCGGGCCGGGACTCAACATTAAGCGGAGTCCGCTCTGCGGGCGGAATTTCGAGTACTTTTCGGAGGATCCCTATCTCTCCGGAAAGCTCGCGGCAGCCTATGTGCGCGGTATACAGCGCGGCGGTGTGCTCGCCTGTGTAAAGCACTACGCCGTAAATTCGCAGGAGTTTCGACGCATGACCTTAAATGCCGTCGTGGACGAGAGAGCGCTCCGGGAACTTTATCTCACGGGCTTTGAGATTGCGGTGAAGGAGGGAAAACCCGCTGCGCTGATGACCAGTTATAACCAGGTGAACGGAATCCAATCCAATGAAAACCCGCAGCTCATGCTCGACATTTTGCGGGACGAGTGGGGCTATGACGGCATGGTTGTGACGGACTGGGGCGGCTCGGACGATCACATTCGGGGCATACAGTGCCGCACCACGCTGGAAATGCCGAATCCCGGGCTCTATGCGGCGCGGGAAGTGCTGCGCGCCGTAGAGCGGGGGGAGCTCTCCGAGGCGGAAATCGATGTCTGCCTGAAGGACTACTTCCGCACGCTGCGGCGCGCCGCGGTACAGGCAAAGAAGGCTGTGCCTGTGGATCCGCTGCGGCAGCACGCGCTCGCGCGGCGGGCGGAGCGGGAGAGCGCGGTGCTCCTAAAGAACGACGGCATACTGCCGCTCTCCGGAGAAGAAACGGTCGCATTGATCGGTGACTTTGCTTTCATGCCGCGCTATCAGGGCGCGGGTTCCTCGCTCGTGAACAGCCGCCGGGTCGAGACGCTCGCGGGACAGCTCTCGCAGCGCCTCGGGAATAAGCTGATCGGCTGCGCGAGTGGGTATGCGCGACACGGAGATGACAGCAAACGCCGGGCTGCGAAGCGACTTCGCCGCGCGCTGAAACTCGCACGGAAAGCTTCCTGTGTGATTTTCTGCTGCGGTCTCGATGAGATGGCAGAGACCGAGGGCCTGGACCGAAAGACGCTGGCGCTGCCGGCGGCACAGCGGCGGGTGCTTCACAGCCTCGCGGATGTCAATCCGAACATCATTCTCGTGCTGAGCGCGGGTTCGGTCGTGGATCTCTCGGTCGAGCGGGATGCGCGCGCCGTGCTGCACGGCTACCTCGGCGGTGAGGCCGGGGCGGGCGCCATGTCAGAGCTGCTGTACGGAGAGGCTACGCCCATGGGGAAGCTCGCGGAGAGCTATCCGCGCGCGCTTTCGGATACCCCGGCCTATCCCTACCGGAAACTCCGCGGCAACTGCGCGGAGTACCGAGAGAGCCTCTATGTGGGCTATCGCTATTATGACAGAGCGGGGCTCTCACTCTACCATCCCTTCGGCTTCGGGCTCTCCTATACAAGTTTTTCCTATCGAGATCTCACGGTCGAGGCGGAGGGTGTACGCTTTTTCGTGAAAAACAGCGGCGCAAGGGACGGCGCGGAGATTGCGCAACTCTACATAAGTGCCTTGGAGAGCGCGGTCTTTCGGCCGGAAAAGGAATTGAAGGGCTTTGCCAAGATCTTTTTAAAGGCGGGGGAGGAGAAAGAGGTTTTCATCCCCTTCGATGACAAGAGTTTTCGGGTCTACGACAGTGCAAGAGGCTGTTTTATCGAGGAGGAAGGGCGCTACCGCATTTTAGTCGGTGCGAGTGCGGCGGATCTTCGCCTCGCTGCGGAAACAGAGCGCGGGGGAGAACGTATGCTTATCCCGCAAGAAAAAAAGCGCCTGCCCCACTATTTCAGCGGGGCGGCGCAACAAGTCGGGAGAACGGAATTTGAGCGCTTGCTCGGGCGAAAAACCGAGCGCCCGGCGCTCGCAGGGGAACTGCTTCGCGGCGATGCGGTCCATGAACTCAGGCGTTCGCGCGGTCTGCTCGCGCGGCTCATTTACCGCGGCTTACAGCGCGCGCTCAACAAGAGCGCGGCAAAGCGTGAGCCGAATTTGAATTTGATTTTTACCTACCACATGCCGTTTCGCGCCTTCTCGAAATTCGGGAGCGGGCGCATCTCGCCGGAGATGACCGAGGCTGTCTTACTCATGCTGAACGGACACCTCATTGCGGGCGGGCGAAAGTTCTTCCTTGAGGGTTTAAAAAACCGCCGGGAGAACCGGCGGAATGAGAGAGCGCTGCGTTGA
- a CDS encoding D-glutamate cyclase family protein, translating into MSTDFKKLTPREVRALAEANKLDTATGALCPDYVKASLLILPSTYADDFLRFASWNPEIFPVLEVIREKPVSSFLAPGANLCTALPHYRIFINGEVSEDVNEVKALWNIGSVGFLIGCAASADGLLLENGLSVRHVEEQKAMPLYETKLRTNPTGPFRGPVVVAMRPLSQTAVKEAYRLTESLELVQGAPLHIGTPSEIGIRSLETPDYGDAVRIAPDETPVFWSSPATMQAVLRFAKLPLAITETPGFPLVSDLRNDALPELFKKEKARV; encoded by the coding sequence ATGAGCACAGATTTTAAGAAGTTGACCCCCCGGGAAGTCCGCGCGCTCGCCGAAGCGAATAAGCTTGACACCGCGACCGGCGCGCTCTGCCCCGACTATGTAAAGGCAAGTCTTTTGATTCTTCCGAGCACCTACGCGGACGATTTTCTCCGCTTTGCCTCCTGGAACCCGGAAATTTTCCCTGTTCTCGAGGTCATACGGGAAAAGCCCGTCTCCTCCTTCCTTGCGCCCGGGGCCAATCTCTGCACCGCCCTGCCGCACTACCGCATCTTTATCAACGGCGAGGTCTCCGAGGATGTGAACGAAGTGAAGGCGCTCTGGAACATCGGCTCTGTCGGCTTCTTAATCGGTTGTGCCGCCTCCGCGGACGGCCTGCTCCTGGAGAACGGTCTTTCCGTACGCCATGTCGAAGAACAGAAGGCCATGCCGCTCTATGAAACCAAGCTCCGCACAAACCCGACGGGGCCTTTCCGCGGTCCCGTTGTGGTCGCCATGCGGCCTCTTTCCCAAACGGCGGTAAAGGAAGCCTACCGGCTGACCGAGTCTCTGGAACTTGTGCAGGGTGCGCCGCTTCACATCGGCACGCCGTCGGAAATCGGCATTCGCTCGCTCGAGACGCCGGACTACGGCGACGCGGTCCGTATCGCTCCGGACGAAACCCCGGTCTTCTGGTCCTCGCCCGCAACAATGCAGGCTGTGCTCCGCTTTGCCAAGCTGCCGCTTGCCATCACCGAGACGCCCGGCTTCCCGCTGGTCTCCGACCTGCGGAACGATGCGCTCCCGGAACTTTTCAAAAAAGAAAAAGCGCGCGTTTAA
- a CDS encoding biotin-dependent carboxyltransferase family protein → MSIQVITPGALTTVQDLGRIGYQAFGVPVSGAMDPRALRLANILCGNPENEAVLECTLLGPALRFTADNVIGLTGGDLGATLDGQPLAPYGAYAVKSGQTLRFTAPKTGCRAYLAFHGGLDIPLVMGSRSTYLKAKLGGFCGRKLEKDDEIAFRAPAATIPNLDVRRFTPEFVKRDIYTLRVVLGPQDDAFTAEGLKSFLSEVYTVTPEFDRMGCRLTGAAIAHKDGADIISDGIAFGAIQVPASGEPIIMLADRQTTGGYTKIANVISADFRLLAQIKANDRVRFEKVSIEAAQDARRAENNALRVFSYAFTR, encoded by the coding sequence ATGAGCATTCAAGTGATTACCCCCGGCGCTCTGACCACGGTTCAGGACCTGGGCCGCATCGGTTATCAGGCCTTCGGCGTTCCGGTCTCCGGCGCCATGGACCCCCGCGCCCTGCGCCTTGCCAACATCCTCTGCGGAAATCCCGAAAATGAGGCTGTGCTCGAGTGCACCCTCCTTGGCCCCGCGCTCCGCTTTACGGCGGACAATGTGATCGGGCTCACCGGCGGCGACCTCGGCGCCACCCTGGACGGCCAGCCCCTCGCGCCCTACGGCGCATACGCGGTGAAGAGCGGACAGACGCTTCGCTTCACGGCGCCGAAGACCGGCTGCCGCGCCTACCTCGCCTTCCACGGCGGCCTTGATATCCCGCTCGTCATGGGCAGTCGCTCGACCTATCTTAAGGCTAAGCTCGGCGGCTTCTGCGGGCGCAAGCTCGAGAAGGACGATGAAATCGCCTTCCGCGCTCCCGCGGCGACCATTCCGAACCTCGATGTGCGCCGCTTTACGCCGGAGTTCGTAAAGCGGGACATTTACACCCTGCGCGTGGTCCTCGGTCCGCAAGACGATGCCTTCACCGCAGAGGGACTCAAGAGCTTTTTAAGCGAAGTCTACACCGTGACCCCGGAGTTTGACCGCATGGGTTGCCGCCTTACCGGCGCGGCGATTGCCCACAAGGACGGCGCCGACATCATCTCGGACGGCATTGCCTTCGGCGCGATTCAGGTTCCGGCCTCCGGCGAGCCCATTATCATGCTTGCGGACCGGCAGACCACCGGCGGCTACACCAAGATCGCAAACGTGATCAGTGCGGACTTCCGCTTGCTTGCGCAGATTAAGGCGAACGACCGCGTCCGCTTTGAGAAAGTTTCGATCGAGGCGGCACAGGACGCTCGGCGCGCCGAGAACAACGCGCTCCGCGTGTTCTCTTACGCGTTTACGCGCTGA
- the pxpB gene encoding 5-oxoprolinase subunit PxpB produces the protein MTNLATSRFLLNGDTAVSAVFGDRISEEVNRTIRAFQLLLTERKIPGIVETVPTYCSLMIHYDPDRISCDRLLGTLKELAASIDTTALPPSEVLEIPVLYGGEMGPDLAHVAENAGISEEEVVKRHSAPEYLIYMLGFTPGFTYLGGLDPSIETPRLKTPRVSIPAGSVGIAGKQTGIYPIASPGGWQLIGRTPVRMYDPLRETPILPRAGQYIHFFPINEEEYRKIEAEIEAGSYRLSTRKREEVKA, from the coding sequence ATGACCAATTTAGCAACGTCGCGCTTTTTGCTGAACGGCGACACGGCGGTCAGTGCGGTTTTCGGCGACCGCATCTCCGAAGAGGTTAACCGGACCATACGCGCCTTTCAGCTGCTCCTCACGGAGCGCAAGATTCCGGGCATCGTAGAGACGGTCCCGACCTACTGCTCCCTGATGATACACTACGATCCCGATCGCATTTCCTGCGACCGCCTGCTCGGAACGCTCAAGGAACTTGCGGCTTCCATCGATACGACTGCCCTGCCCCCGAGCGAAGTCCTTGAAATCCCCGTCCTCTACGGCGGGGAGATGGGCCCGGATTTAGCCCACGTGGCGGAAAATGCCGGCATCAGCGAAGAAGAGGTTGTAAAGCGCCACAGTGCGCCGGAATACCTCATCTACATGCTCGGCTTTACCCCGGGCTTTACTTACCTCGGCGGTCTGGATCCGAGCATCGAAACCCCGCGCTTAAAGACGCCCCGCGTCTCGATTCCCGCGGGTTCGGTGGGCATCGCGGGCAAGCAGACCGGCATCTACCCGATTGCCTCGCCGGGCGGCTGGCAGCTCATCGGAAGAACCCCGGTCCGCATGTACGATCCGCTGCGCGAGACCCCGATTTTGCCGCGCGCCGGCCAGTACATTCACTTTTTCCCGATCAACGAGGAAGAGTACCGGAAAATAGAAGCGGAAATCGAAGCGGGCAGCTACCGCCTCAGCACACGCAAGCGAGAGGAGGTCAAGGCATGA
- a CDS encoding NRAMP family divalent metal transporter, producing MNNKQNSHSLSVKLGAAFLMATSAIGPGFLTQTSQFTAKYLASFAFVIACVIIMDAVAQTNIWSVIGVSGKRGQEIANTVLPGLGVFLTFLVVLGGLAFNIGNVGGVALGFDAMFGLHEKVGALLGGTLAICIFLSKSGKAAVDKVAQVLGGVIILVMLYVAISSKPPVGEAVVRMFTPERPGSMVGPMLTLLGGSCGGYITFSGAHRLLDAGYGGNKDEVPHFRQSVLTGISVSGTVRILLFLCVLGVCTQGTALVTANVEAITSAKNPAAEAFRLAAGNLGYRLFGLALFSAGVTSVIGAAYTSVSFLKTLHPFVREHESGFIVGFIAFSTLVMTVLGGAKKMVIFAGAVNGLILPISLCCMLLACRNPKVVGKEYRHPIALYVLGWIVVLFSGYLAITALPNLGKLFS from the coding sequence ATGAATAACAAGCAGAACAGTCACAGTCTCTCCGTGAAACTCGGCGCGGCCTTCCTGATGGCAACTTCCGCCATAGGCCCTGGCTTCTTAACGCAGACTTCCCAGTTCACGGCAAAGTATCTCGCTTCCTTCGCCTTTGTCATTGCCTGCGTCATCATTATGGACGCGGTCGCGCAGACCAATATCTGGTCCGTGATCGGCGTCTCGGGAAAGCGCGGTCAGGAAATCGCAAACACGGTGCTCCCGGGTCTCGGTGTGTTTTTGACCTTCCTCGTGGTCCTCGGCGGTCTCGCCTTTAACATCGGAAACGTGGGCGGTGTCGCCCTCGGCTTTGACGCGATGTTCGGCCTCCACGAAAAGGTGGGCGCCCTCCTCGGCGGCACCCTCGCAATCTGCATCTTCCTCTCGAAGAGCGGCAAGGCAGCCGTGGATAAGGTTGCCCAGGTTCTCGGCGGCGTCATCATCCTCGTCATGCTCTATGTCGCAATTTCTTCGAAGCCCCCGGTCGGCGAAGCTGTGGTTCGCATGTTCACGCCGGAACGTCCCGGCTCCATGGTAGGCCCCATGCTCACCCTGCTCGGCGGCTCCTGCGGCGGCTACATCACCTTCTCCGGCGCACACCGCCTGCTCGACGCGGGCTACGGCGGCAATAAGGATGAGGTTCCGCACTTCCGTCAGTCGGTTCTGACCGGTATCTCGGTCTCCGGAACCGTGCGCATTCTGCTCTTCCTCTGCGTGCTCGGTGTGTGCACCCAGGGTACGGCACTGGTCACCGCAAATGTGGAAGCCATCACCTCCGCAAAGAACCCGGCAGCGGAAGCGTTCCGCCTCGCAGCGGGCAATCTTGGCTACCGCCTCTTCGGTCTCGCGCTCTTCTCCGCGGGTGTTACCTCGGTTATCGGCGCGGCTTACACCTCGGTCTCCTTCTTAAAGACCCTGCACCCCTTTGTGCGCGAGCATGAGAGCGGGTTCATTGTCGGCTTCATCGCGTTCTCGACCTTAGTCATGACCGTACTCGGCGGTGCGAAGAAGATGGTTATTTTCGCAGGTGCGGTAAACGGCCTGATTCTCCCGATCTCGCTCTGCTGCATGCTGCTCGCCTGCCGTAACCCGAAGGTCGTCGGCAAAGAATATCGTCACCCGATCGCGCTCTATGTCCTCGGATGGATTGTGGTGCTCTTCTCGGGCTACCTCGCGATCACGGCACTCCCGAATCTCGGAAAGCTCTTCTCCTAA
- a CDS encoding LamB/YcsF family protein, whose product MYHVDLNSDLGESFGAYTIGLDKEVIAQISSANVACGYHAGDPLVMAETARLCREASVAFGAHPGFPDLMGFGRRNMACSPKEVKAYMSYQLGALYAFAKAAGLTLQHVKPHGALYNMAAKDAALARAIAEAVAEFDDKLILLGLANSFLISEAAAVGLRTASEVFADRAYQADGSLVPRSKEGAVIHDKQLAIARTVRMVKEGKVTAITGEDVPLRADSICVHGDNPSAVEFVREIRKTLTEEGIRIEALGNFIK is encoded by the coding sequence ATGTATCATGTGGATCTTAACTCGGATCTCGGCGAGAGCTTCGGTGCCTACACCATAGGCCTCGACAAGGAGGTCATCGCCCAGATTTCTTCCGCCAATGTGGCCTGCGGCTATCACGCCGGCGATCCCCTCGTGATGGCGGAGACCGCACGTCTCTGTCGGGAGGCTTCTGTCGCGTTCGGCGCTCACCCGGGCTTTCCGGATCTCATGGGCTTCGGCCGCCGCAATATGGCCTGCTCCCCGAAAGAAGTGAAGGCTTATATGAGCTACCAGCTCGGCGCGCTCTATGCCTTCGCAAAGGCTGCGGGACTTACGCTCCAGCATGTCAAGCCGCACGGCGCACTCTACAACATGGCAGCCAAGGACGCGGCACTTGCACGCGCCATCGCGGAGGCGGTCGCAGAGTTTGATGACAAGCTGATTCTCCTCGGCCTCGCGAACAGCTTCCTGATTTCGGAGGCAGCGGCGGTCGGTCTTCGCACGGCTTCCGAGGTCTTTGCGGACCGCGCTTACCAGGCGGACGGCTCTCTGGTGCCGCGCTCCAAAGAGGGCGCCGTGATTCACGATAAGCAGCTCGCAATTGCCCGCACCGTTCGCATGGTGAAGGAGGGCAAGGTGACGGCAATTACCGGCGAGGATGTCCCGCTCCGCGCGGATTCGATCTGCGTTCACGGCGACAATCCCTCGGCCGTCGAATTTGTCCGTGAGATCCGGAAGACCCTCACCGAGGAGGGCATTCGGATCGAAGCGCTCGGCAACTTTATCAAGTAA
- the sufC gene encoding Fe-S cluster assembly ATPase SufC, giving the protein MSKDLLTVRDLSVRVEEKNILKSLNLSVKPGETHVLMGPNGAGKSTLGNTLMGNPHYEVIGGSVEFQGQNLLDLSVNERAKAGIFMSFQNPLEVPGISLANFIRNALEQRTGKRIRLWDFRKEIAKALEVLNMDPSYADRDLNVGFSGGEKKKAEILQLLMLKPSLAILDETDSGLDVDAVRTVSRGIEEYQKDKDSALIIITHNMGILSSLKVDKTHVIVKGSIVADGDASLVEEINRDGFARFETKE; this is encoded by the coding sequence ATGAGCAAAGACTTACTGACGGTGCGGGATTTATCCGTGCGGGTCGAAGAAAAAAATATTCTGAAGAGCCTGAATCTTTCGGTGAAACCGGGTGAGACCCATGTCTTAATGGGACCGAACGGCGCCGGAAAATCCACGCTCGGCAACACGCTGATGGGCAATCCGCACTACGAGGTAATCGGCGGCTCGGTCGAGTTCCAGGGACAGAACCTTCTGGATCTCTCGGTCAACGAGCGCGCCAAGGCGGGCATTTTCATGTCCTTCCAGAATCCGCTCGAGGTGCCGGGCATCAGCCTCGCGAACTTTATCCGAAACGCGCTGGAGCAGAGAACCGGAAAGCGCATTCGCCTCTGGGATTTCCGGAAAGAGATTGCGAAGGCGCTCGAAGTGCTGAACATGGATCCGAGCTATGCGGACCGCGACTTAAATGTGGGCTTCTCGGGCGGCGAAAAGAAGAAGGCGGAGATTTTACAGCTGCTCATGCTGAAGCCGAGTCTCGCGATTCTCGACGAGACGGATTCCGGCCTCGACGTGGACGCGGTGAGAACCGTGAGCCGCGGCATTGAGGAGTACCAGAAGGACAAGGATTCGGCACTCATCATCATCACCCACAACATGGGCATACTGTCCTCGCTCAAGGTGGACAAGACCCATGTGATCGTGAAGGGTTCGATTGTCGCGGACGGCGACGCGAGCCTTGTTGAGGAGATCAACCGCGACGGTTTCGCGCGCTTCGAGACCAAGGAGTGA
- the sufB gene encoding Fe-S cluster assembly protein SufB yields MSEEREKDRTYVEDIDRSIYDFRNEEKDAYRIRAGLTPEIITEISKTKNDPAWMLEHRLKSLEIFERSSMPVWGPSIEGLNMDQIATYVRPNTKMSAEWSEVPEEIKDTFEKLGIPQAERESLAGVGAQYDSELVYHNVKKEVAEQGVIYTDLESAMHGPYEQMIRDHFMKLVPPTDHKFAALHGAVWSGGSFVYVPPGVSVEIPLQSYFRLNAPGAGQFEHTLIIVDEGAYLHFIEGCSAPKYNVANLHAGCVELFVGKRATLRYSTIENWSKNMYNLNTKRARVEEDGKVEWISGSFGSHVGYLYPMSVLAGDRARSEFSGVTFAGAGQNLDTGCKVVHIGKNTSSYINTRSISKSGGISTFRSAVVVQAGAENAKSSTSCQSLMLDAESRSDTIPAIEVKTNKADIGHEAKIGRISDDAVFYLMSRGVSEEDARALIVSGFADNVGKELPLEYAVEMNNLIRLEMKGAIG; encoded by the coding sequence ATGTCGGAAGAGAGAGAAAAAGACAGAACCTATGTGGAAGACATAGACCGCTCCATCTATGACTTCCGTAACGAAGAGAAGGATGCCTACCGCATTCGGGCAGGCCTTACCCCGGAGATTATCACCGAGATTTCCAAGACCAAGAACGACCCGGCTTGGATGCTGGAGCATCGTCTGAAGTCCCTCGAGATTTTCGAGCGGAGCAGCATGCCGGTCTGGGGCCCCTCGATCGAGGGCCTCAATATGGATCAGATTGCGACCTATGTGCGCCCGAACACGAAGATGAGCGCGGAGTGGTCGGAGGTGCCGGAGGAAATCAAGGATACCTTTGAGAAGCTCGGTATACCGCAGGCGGAGAGAGAGAGCCTTGCGGGTGTCGGCGCGCAGTACGACTCGGAGCTGGTCTACCACAATGTGAAAAAGGAAGTGGCGGAGCAGGGTGTCATCTACACCGATTTGGAGAGCGCCATGCACGGCCCCTACGAGCAGATGATACGCGACCACTTCATGAAGCTGGTGCCGCCGACGGACCACAAGTTTGCGGCGCTGCACGGCGCGGTCTGGTCGGGCGGTTCCTTTGTCTATGTGCCGCCGGGCGTCAGCGTGGAAATCCCGCTGCAGTCCTACTTCCGCCTGAACGCACCGGGTGCGGGTCAGTTTGAGCACACCCTGATCATCGTCGACGAGGGCGCTTACCTCCACTTTATCGAGGGATGTTCGGCGCCGAAGTACAATGTCGCAAACCTCCATGCGGGCTGTGTGGAACTCTTTGTCGGCAAGCGCGCAACCCTGCGCTATTCGACGATTGAGAACTGGTCCAAGAACATGTACAACCTGAACACGAAGCGCGCCAGAGTCGAGGAGGACGGCAAGGTCGAGTGGATCTCCGGTTCCTTCGGCTCCCACGTGGGCTATCTCTACCCGATGAGCGTGCTTGCAGGCGACCGGGCTCGCTCCGAGTTCTCGGGCGTCACCTTTGCGGGTGCGGGGCAGAACTTAGATACCGGCTGCAAGGTGGTGCACATCGGTAAGAATACGAGTTCTTATATCAATACCCGCTCGATTTCGAAGAGCGGCGGCATTTCGACCTTCCGCTCGGCGGTCGTCGTACAGGCGGGCGCGGAGAATGCGAAGAGCTCTACCTCCTGCCAGTCTCTCATGCTGGATGCGGAGAGCCGCTCGGACACGATTCCGGCAATCGAGGTCAAGACCAACAAGGCGGATATAGGCCACGAGGCAAAGATAGGCCGCATTTCGGACGACGCGGTCTTCTATCTCATGAGCCGCGGTGTCTCCGAGGAGGATGCGAGGGCGCTGATTGTCAGCGGTTTCGCGGACAATGTCGGAAAAGAGCTGCCGCTTGAGTACGCGGTCGAAATGAATAACCTGATCAGACTTGAGATGAAGGGCGCAATCGGTTAA
- a CDS encoding SufB/SufD family protein: MKFNTLASPTYSWLKMNGGELLDLPAMERLSPAIELPEGVRVEKLNGVAAKPLRTGGGVAFGEALAAAKLPVLICTVPAGQEIAERDALRLSFRLPDAGQEYNPRGRNSVKGEKASGTPAKAGKFAQVELNLERESSLTVVMDYLSEADAKGLAGVQTKVTLGEGAKLTLVQLVRAGSGYTFLNDVGAVCAKDAELRVIHLVLSGKHVYQGFSSAMEGDRSQLAVDVGYVGEDRAHYDFNYESIHSGKKTGAEIHGKGILRGHAKKVFRDSIDLRNGCSGSEGNETEDVLLMDETVENRSLPIILCSEDDVVGNHGATIGRLDEDLLFYMESRGMQKDEIYEMMAKARIDAIVRKIPDAKTRHDLLELDDEEEREDR, encoded by the coding sequence ATGAAATTTAATACCTTGGCGAGCCCGACTTACAGTTGGCTCAAAATGAACGGCGGGGAGCTCTTAGACCTCCCCGCGATGGAGCGCCTCTCCCCGGCAATCGAACTGCCGGAGGGCGTGCGCGTTGAAAAATTAAACGGGGTCGCGGCAAAGCCGCTGCGCACCGGCGGCGGCGTAGCGTTCGGCGAGGCACTCGCGGCGGCAAAGCTCCCGGTTTTGATTTGCACGGTCCCGGCGGGACAGGAGATTGCGGAGCGGGATGCGCTTCGCCTCTCCTTCCGTCTGCCGGACGCGGGGCAGGAGTATAACCCGCGCGGACGCAACAGCGTGAAGGGCGAAAAGGCGAGCGGCACGCCGGCAAAGGCCGGAAAGTTCGCACAGGTGGAGCTCAATTTGGAGCGCGAGAGTTCGCTCACGGTGGTTATGGATTACCTCTCGGAGGCGGATGCAAAGGGTCTTGCGGGCGTGCAGACCAAGGTGACGCTCGGAGAAGGCGCAAAGCTCACCCTTGTGCAGCTGGTGCGCGCGGGCAGCGGCTATACCTTTTTGAATGATGTGGGCGCGGTCTGCGCAAAGGATGCGGAGCTCCGCGTGATTCACCTGGTGCTCTCCGGCAAGCATGTGTACCAGGGCTTCAGCTCCGCGATGGAGGGAGATCGCTCTCAGCTCGCGGTCGATGTCGGCTATGTCGGCGAAGACCGTGCGCACTATGACTTTAATTATGAGAGCATCCACAGCGGCAAGAAGACGGGCGCGGAAATTCACGGCAAGGGCATACTTCGCGGTCACGCGAAGAAGGTGTTCCGCGACAGCATAGACCTCCGCAACGGCTGCTCCGGCAGTGAGGGCAACGAGACCGAGGATGTGCTTCTCATGGACGAGACGGTCGAGAACCGTTCGCTTCCGATTATTCTCTGCAGCGAGGACGATGTGGTGGGCAACCACGGCGCGACCATAGGCCGTCTCGACGAGGATCTGCTCTTTTACATGGAGTCCCGCGGTATGCAGAAGGACGAAATTTACGAGATGATGGCGAAGGCGAGAATTGACGCAATTGTGCGAAAAATTCCGGACGCAAAGACGCGTCACGACCTGCTGGAACTGGATGACGAAGAGGAGCGTGAGGACAGATGA